The DNA region AAGTTATTCTGCCTCCACCTCAATTTCCTCTTAGCCTTACTTCGTATTGTGGTTCTTGGAAGTGTAGAATCGCAACTGTGTACcctccttaaaaaaaattaaaatattattgcaACTTGCCCCACTCCAACACCTTCTCTGCCAGCATATAAGGAGCTAGCATTGAACTCTCATTCCCATACCATCCCCTTGCCTTCAGTCCTTTTCTCTCGACTAAAGGCAGCTTTCTGCATTCTACACTTGCCTTTGCTCACCTCAATACTTCATATACGCTCAAATTCTAATCGCTAATGGCCTCCTGGACAGCAAGACAAAACAAGAAGTTTGAAGAGGCTTTAGCCATATATGACCGGGAGACTCCCGATCGCTGGTATAATATTGCAAGAATGGTAGGAGGGAAATCGGCAGAAGAAGTAAGGAGGCATTATGAACTTCTTGTCAAGGATATAATGCAGATAGAAAATGATCAAGTGCCATTGCCAAATTACAGGGCTGCTGAAAGCAACGGCAGAGGATATGCTAACGAACAGAGGTAGTGTAATAAATCTCTGCTGCTTGCATTACAGCATTAAGGTCATCATGCATTTTGTTTAAGCATTTTATCATATCTGTGAAACTAAGAGATTCATATAGGATATTATGGCTAATCATTTCATTATATCAGTGAAACTAAAAGATAAAATTGGATATTATTTTAGGCTTGTAGAAACACTATCTACATccaatcaatcaattaatatGAATCAACTGGCATCAGTGGAACAACTACAAATGCATCCATTCTAAATATTCAAACTCTCCATTTCTAGAATAGTCTTGCAAGGTTCTATTTTTAGTAGCATAAGTTGTGGCCAGCTAAAGTAGTCAGTTTTAGCCCTTTACTATATAGATAATCTCCATACTTTTTTAAGACCAAACTGGA from Ipomoea triloba cultivar NCNSP0323 chromosome 6, ASM357664v1 includes:
- the LOC116023092 gene encoding protein RADIALIS-like 1; translation: MASWTARQNKKFEEALAIYDRETPDRWYNIARMVGGKSAEEVRRHYELLVKDIMQIENDQVPLPNYRAAESNGRGYANEQRLLRNLRLQ